In Salisediminibacterium beveridgei, one DNA window encodes the following:
- a CDS encoding NAD-dependent epimerase, whose translation MNILISGAAGFIGMYLSKRLMEEGHQVVGVDNINDYYDTQLKQDRLALLNEYGAFSFYEVDLADRARFNQIFQDNQIDVVINLAAQAGVRYSLENPHAYVDSNLVGFVNVLEACRHYDVNHLIYASSSSVYGANQKMPFATTDEVNHPVSLYAATKKSNELMAHTYSHLYNIPTTGLRFFTVYGPMGRPDMAYFSFTKKIIAGETIQVFNNGDMMRDFTYIDDIVDGIVRLLDHPPKGNRDFDRANPTPNESHAPYKVYNIGNNQPVKLMDFIQTLEKHLGIEAKKEFLPMQPGDVEATYADIDELTRDTGFQPRTTIDEGLRKFVSWYKAYYQIKE comes from the coding sequence ATGAATATACTAATATCAGGCGCTGCCGGTTTCATCGGTATGTACCTTTCAAAACGATTAATGGAGGAAGGACACCAGGTAGTTGGTGTCGATAACATCAATGATTATTATGACACACAGTTAAAGCAAGACCGTTTAGCCTTGCTCAATGAGTACGGTGCTTTTTCTTTTTATGAAGTGGACCTTGCTGATCGTGCGAGGTTTAATCAAATCTTTCAAGACAATCAGATTGACGTTGTGATCAACCTTGCTGCTCAGGCGGGTGTTCGCTACAGCTTGGAGAATCCGCATGCCTATGTAGATTCCAATCTGGTCGGTTTTGTAAACGTCTTGGAAGCTTGTCGTCACTATGATGTGAACCATCTGATCTATGCGTCATCGAGCTCAGTTTATGGTGCGAATCAGAAGATGCCGTTTGCCACAACCGATGAAGTGAATCACCCGGTCAGTCTCTATGCTGCGACAAAGAAGTCCAATGAGTTAATGGCACATACATACAGTCATTTGTACAATATCCCAACTACGGGATTGCGCTTCTTTACCGTATACGGTCCAATGGGGCGCCCGGATATGGCATACTTCTCTTTTACGAAGAAAATCATTGCCGGTGAAACGATTCAGGTCTTTAATAATGGTGATATGATGCGTGATTTTACATATATTGATGATATTGTCGATGGGATTGTACGTTTACTGGATCATCCTCCGAAGGGCAATCGGGATTTTGACCGTGCGAATCCGACGCCGAACGAGAGCCATGCGCCTTATAAGGTTTATAATATCGGGAATAACCAGCCGGTGAAGCTGATGGACTTTATTCAGACATTGGAAAAGCATTTGGGCATTGAAGCGAAGAAAGAATTCCTGCCGATGCAACCAGGAGATGTAGAAGCAACCTATGCGGATATTGACGAGTTGACGCGGGATACGGGCTTCCAACCAAGGACGACGATCGATGAGGGTCTCAGGAAGTTTGTCTCCTGGTATAAGGCGTATTATCAAATTAAAGAATAG
- a CDS encoding sigma-70 family RNA polymerase sigma factor: protein MTREHYDIYAKTFDEVISDFMPLIHSTIDRLGLSGKRDEYEHIGMLALFDAWQRFDGDKGAFPSYARLYIHGRMCNYLRDQDKWSHHNHLTDHSSIAESAPAVEDDALKVLELFDYGVSMNLTPRELCWYEGAIIRGDSVADLADHYKVSKETVKSWRKGAIRKLRMANRVESMG, encoded by the coding sequence ATGACAAGAGAGCATTACGACATTTACGCAAAGACCTTTGATGAAGTGATTTCTGATTTTATGCCTTTGATTCACAGTACCATCGATCGACTCGGTTTATCCGGGAAACGGGATGAGTATGAACATATCGGCATGCTGGCACTGTTTGACGCCTGGCAGCGCTTTGACGGAGACAAGGGCGCATTCCCGTCCTATGCACGTCTCTATATTCACGGACGTATGTGTAACTACTTAAGGGATCAAGACAAGTGGAGTCATCACAATCACCTGACAGATCACTCCAGCATTGCTGAATCTGCTCCTGCTGTTGAAGACGATGCCTTAAAAGTGCTGGAACTGTTCGATTACGGTGTCAGTATGAATCTCACACCCCGGGAACTCTGTTGGTATGAAGGGGCCATCATCCGCGGCGACAGCGTCGCTGACCTTGCCGATCATTACAAGGTCTCGAAAGAGACCGTGAAATCCTGGCGTAAAGGGGCCATTCGTAAATTACGTATGGCGAATCGTGTCGAAAGTATGGGTTAA
- a CDS encoding glycosyltransferase — protein MKVAILQNQLNIGGRSKVTAEVIRIFNDQGIVPDVFTFSDDKAIQQFKNHYRKCDFELFTKLPKIKFVRGYIYQVVLMNLFSLKYLKEYDMIYNCNDSMYFLPKDIYKLHYINFPLEENFKYTNRYKNPIWHLYFLPLKFLFLFKKRNFQNGSILCNSEFTKKKLVDCYGDLCENPKVLYPPTIDGVNSIVDKKDQVVSVGAITPDKEQLAQIKIAEKMPDICFFIIGAIKSNAYYRECNDYIARNNIKNVNIVHNADDMTLKQYLSESKFFLHTKVNEHFGISTVESLGYQCIPIVSNSGGQKEIVKYDELRFNTIDEAVNKLKIAIDSKIKFGKDPYTFDYIKRFYTSNFEREILKKIEKGREPDETNSNL, from the coding sequence ATGAAAGTGGCAATACTACAAAACCAGCTTAATATAGGTGGTAGGAGTAAAGTTACGGCAGAAGTTATTAGGATATTTAACGATCAAGGGATTGTTCCAGATGTATTCACTTTTAGCGATGATAAAGCAATCCAACAGTTTAAAAATCACTACAGAAAATGTGATTTCGAATTATTTACCAAGTTACCGAAAATTAAGTTTGTGAGAGGATACATTTACCAAGTAGTTCTAATGAACCTGTTTTCTCTTAAATATCTAAAAGAATACGATATGATATACAATTGCAATGATTCAATGTATTTTTTACCTAAAGATATATATAAATTACATTATATTAACTTTCCATTAGAGGAGAACTTTAAGTATACTAATAGGTATAAAAATCCCATTTGGCATTTGTATTTTTTACCTTTAAAGTTTTTATTTCTCTTTAAAAAAAGAAATTTTCAAAACGGTTCGATACTCTGCAATTCAGAATTCACCAAAAAAAAATTAGTGGATTGTTATGGTGATTTATGTGAAAATCCAAAAGTGCTTTATCCGCCAACTATCGATGGAGTGAATAGTATTGTTGATAAGAAAGATCAAGTTGTTAGTGTCGGAGCTATTACCCCAGATAAGGAACAATTAGCACAAATAAAAATCGCAGAGAAAATGCCAGATATTTGTTTTTTTATAATTGGTGCAATAAAATCTAATGCCTATTATCGGGAGTGCAATGATTATATAGCAAGAAATAACATAAAAAATGTAAATATAGTTCATAATGCGGATGATATGACTTTAAAGCAGTATCTATCAGAATCAAAATTTTTCCTCCATACGAAAGTTAATGAACATTTTGGAATTAGTACTGTTGAGTCTTTGGGTTACCAATGTATACCAATTGTTAGTAACTCCGGAGGGCAAAAAGAAATTGTTAAGTACGATGAGCTAAGATTTAATACAATAGACGAAGCTGTTAATAAATTAAAAATTGCAATAGATTCAAAAATCAAGTTTGGCAAGGATCCTTATACATTTGACTATATTAAGAGATTTTACACATCTAATTTTGAGAGGGAAATATTAAAAAAGATAGAAAAAGGTAGAGAGCCGGATGAGACTAATAGTAATTTGTAA
- a CDS encoding competence protein ComK, with product MTQIILPYKVKKESFVFERYFHPVYQTRITESDNSVHYDSRKPLEVIEDACLDNGSDFKGRLRSMAKILGPKKQYLYPALISEREAILLQPMNSHRNDDCIWINVEHIASDNGRSHFEHNHLHIKLGGNGIFSVRCSSRFLEKMYSNHYLIKNRLLD from the coding sequence ATGACTCAGATAATTTTGCCGTACAAAGTCAAAAAAGAAAGCTTTGTTTTTGAAAGGTATTTCCACCCGGTATATCAAACCAGAATCACGGAATCGGACAACAGTGTGCACTATGACAGCCGAAAACCGCTCGAAGTGATTGAGGACGCCTGTCTCGATAACGGATCTGACTTCAAAGGACGGCTTCGCTCCATGGCGAAGATCCTTGGCCCGAAGAAACAGTATCTGTATCCTGCTTTGATCAGTGAACGGGAAGCGATCCTGCTTCAGCCGATGAACAGTCACCGGAACGATGACTGCATCTGGATTAATGTGGAACACATCGCATCTGACAATGGCCGAAGCCATTTTGAACATAATCATCTTCATATTAAGCTTGGTGGGAACGGGATCTTTTCGGTCCGCTGTTCGAGCCGGTTCCTGGAAAAGATGTATTCCAATCATTATCTGATCAAGAACCGGCTGCTTGATTAA
- a CDS encoding glycosyltransferase family 2 protein codes for MSDTFLVSVIIPTHNRERTIMRAINSVLSQSYQTFEIIIVDDNSNDNTVGLVNEIEDNRIKIIKLSSNQGAAKARNIGINESSGEYLAFLDSDDEWLPTKLDKQVKMFENADEKIGLIYSSIIIDLKGSRNIGMVAKARGNIYTAQIYEDQVSPTSTYLLKKECIDKIGGFDESLPARQDYDFVTRLSLEYDVDYVKDALVILYQDENNRITNNLEKRIYGHQQVVEKILNNVPLNAHKKKRDIKSYHKYSMGKYCLQNNNPTMGKKLFLESIKLNPLRIKSLILLILCYFPKKIQVLLIKRIKYIKRNIINYISLVFDKFRLNN; via the coding sequence ATGAGTGATACTTTTTTGGTGTCTGTAATTATCCCCACACATAATCGAGAAAGAACGATTATGCGAGCAATAAATAGTGTTTTATCTCAATCTTATCAAACATTTGAGATTATAATAGTCGATGATAATTCAAACGATAACACAGTAGGTTTAGTAAATGAAATAGAGGACAATAGAATAAAAATAATAAAGTTAAGTTCCAACCAGGGTGCAGCAAAAGCTAGAAATATTGGTATAAATGAGTCCTCGGGAGAGTATTTGGCTTTTTTGGATTCCGATGATGAGTGGTTACCCACAAAACTCGATAAGCAGGTAAAGATGTTTGAGAACGCTGATGAAAAAATCGGCCTCATATACTCTTCGATAATAATTGATTTAAAAGGGAGCAGAAATATTGGTATGGTTGCTAAAGCAAGAGGTAATATTTATACCGCTCAGATATACGAAGATCAGGTTTCACCAACCTCAACTTATTTATTGAAAAAAGAGTGTATTGATAAAATTGGTGGTTTTGACGAAAGTTTACCAGCTAGACAAGATTACGATTTTGTAACTAGATTATCCTTGGAATATGATGTTGATTATGTGAAAGATGCACTTGTTATTTTATATCAAGATGAAAATAATAGAATTACAAATAATCTAGAAAAAAGAATATATGGGCATCAACAAGTAGTAGAAAAAATATTAAATAATGTCCCTCTTAATGCTCATAAAAAAAAGAGAGACATAAAAAGTTACCATAAATATTCAATGGGAAAGTATTGTTTGCAAAATAATAATCCAACTATGGGAAAGAAATTATTCTTGGAAAGTATAAAATTAAATCCGCTTAGAATCAAATCTTTAATTTTGTTGATTCTTTGTTATTTCCCTAAAAAAATCCAGGTGCTTTTAATTAAGAGGATAAAATACATCAAAAGAAATATTATTAATTATATTTCGTTGGTATTTGATAAATTCAGATTAAATAATTAA
- a CDS encoding sugar transferase codes for MYMKIKRLSDIALSAAGLLILSPVFLGLIIGIKLDSKGPVLFKQKRVGIHKSYFNIYKFRTMRIDTPRDTPTHLLDNPDQYITKMGKFLRKTSLDELPQILNILSGKMSIIGPRPALWNQYDLIAKRDKYGANDIPPGLTGWAQINGRDELPIDVKAHLDGEYVRKLGLIMDLKCFFGTFISVLKSDGVVEGKTCPSNNSDNKKRVVSKQ; via the coding sequence ATGTATATGAAAATAAAACGACTTTCAGATATTGCCCTGTCAGCAGCAGGTCTATTAATTTTATCACCAGTTTTTCTGGGTCTTATTATTGGAATCAAACTCGATTCCAAAGGACCGGTATTATTCAAACAAAAAAGAGTCGGAATCCATAAAAGCTATTTCAATATCTATAAATTCCGTACAATGCGAATTGATACACCTAGAGATACCCCAACCCATTTGTTAGATAATCCTGATCAATACATAACAAAGATGGGCAAATTCTTAAGAAAGACCTCATTAGATGAATTGCCACAGATCTTAAATATCCTTTCTGGGAAGATGAGTATCATCGGTCCAAGGCCAGCGCTTTGGAATCAATATGATCTGATCGCTAAGCGTGATAAATACGGGGCTAACGATATACCTCCGGGATTAACCGGATGGGCGCAGATTAATGGTAGGGATGAACTTCCAATAGACGTGAAAGCTCATTTAGATGGAGAATACGTTAGGAAGCTAGGTTTGATTATGGATCTTAAATGCTTTTTCGGTACATTCATCAGCGTGTTGAAGAGCGACGGTGTCGTTGAAGGGAAAACCTGTCCATCAAATAATAGCGACAACAAGAAAAGGGTTGTGTCAAAACAATGA
- the galU gene encoding UTP--glucose-1-phosphate uridylyltransferase GalU, translated as MKRVKKAIIPAAGLGTRFLPATKAMPKEMLPIVDKPTIQYIVEEAVASGIEDIIIVTGKGKRAIEDHFDHAFELEENLKEKGKTELLEKVQYASDMVDIHYIRQKDALGLGHAIWCARKFIGNEPFAVLLGDDIVQSEEPCLKQLMNQYDEKGASVVGVQSVPDEATERYGIVDPEQKMNGRLYSVNHFVEKPKPGTAPSNLAIMGRYILTPEIFDFLGEKEFGAGGEIQLTDAIEKLNTVQRVFAYDFEGKRFDVGEKVGFVKTTVELAMQDGEIAKELKPFLEDLLDSIKEKQ; from the coding sequence ATGAAGAGAGTGAAAAAAGCGATTATTCCAGCGGCGGGTCTTGGAACACGGTTTCTGCCGGCTACGAAAGCGATGCCGAAAGAGATGCTGCCGATTGTCGATAAGCCAACGATTCAGTATATCGTGGAAGAAGCGGTGGCTTCGGGCATAGAAGACATCATCATTGTCACAGGAAAAGGAAAACGGGCGATCGAGGATCACTTCGATCATGCCTTTGAACTTGAAGAGAACCTGAAGGAAAAGGGGAAGACTGAGCTGCTCGAGAAAGTGCAATACGCGTCAGATATGGTGGACATTCATTATATCCGCCAAAAGGACGCCCTCGGTCTCGGCCACGCGATCTGGTGCGCCCGTAAATTCATCGGGAATGAACCGTTTGCGGTACTGTTAGGGGACGACATTGTTCAGTCGGAAGAGCCTTGCCTCAAACAGCTCATGAATCAGTATGATGAAAAAGGAGCTTCAGTGGTCGGTGTGCAGTCGGTCCCCGACGAAGCAACCGAGCGTTACGGCATCGTCGATCCCGAACAGAAGATGAATGGGCGTCTTTACAGCGTCAATCACTTTGTGGAGAAACCTAAGCCAGGCACGGCGCCGTCGAACCTCGCCATCATGGGCCGGTATATCCTGACGCCGGAGATCTTTGACTTTCTCGGGGAGAAAGAGTTCGGTGCAGGCGGCGAGATTCAGCTGACAGATGCCATTGAGAAGCTCAATACTGTGCAGCGGGTTTTTGCCTATGATTTCGAAGGGAAGCGCTTTGACGTTGGCGAGAAGGTCGGTTTTGTCAAAACGACGGTGGAGCTGGCGATGCAGGACGGGGAAATCGCCAAAGAACTGAAGCCGTTTCTTGAAGACCTTCTGGACAGCATAAAAGAAAAGCAATAA
- a CDS encoding glycosyltransferase family 4 protein, producing MKKVLILSNHHSYTYNFRKEIIQAIIDEGYKVYIVQPYGEKVENLKKMGCECINLSLDRRGTNILTDAILFKNYYKIMKKIKPDVVLTYTVKPNIYGGFASRLLKIPHIPNITGLGTAIENKSIMQKIMFMMHRTALKRSSCIMFQNEENKKIFEREKIGKGKYRLIPGSGVNIEHFDLLDYPSQRSTEFVFISRIMEEKGIDQYLEAAEYIKKKYPETKFHICGFCEGNYEDKLQQFEKDGVIKYHGMINDVREILNHTHCTVHPTFYPEGMSNVLLESAASGRPIITTDRSGCREIVDDEVNGYIVEQENTNDLVNKIENFLSLKHQKKMNMGLSGRQKVVMEFDRKFVVSAYMEEI from the coding sequence GTGAAGAAAGTTCTTATTTTATCTAACCACCATTCATATACATATAATTTCAGGAAAGAGATCATCCAAGCAATCATAGACGAAGGTTACAAAGTTTACATTGTTCAACCATACGGTGAAAAAGTAGAAAATCTTAAAAAAATGGGTTGTGAATGTATTAATCTATCTCTTGATCGTAGAGGGACCAATATACTCACTGATGCGATTCTATTCAAGAATTATTATAAAATCATGAAAAAGATTAAACCGGATGTAGTACTGACTTACACAGTAAAACCAAATATCTATGGAGGCTTTGCTTCTAGATTGTTAAAGATTCCACATATTCCGAATATCACGGGATTAGGAACAGCAATTGAGAATAAAAGTATCATGCAAAAAATTATGTTTATGATGCATAGAACAGCTCTAAAAAGAAGCTCCTGCATTATGTTTCAAAATGAAGAAAACAAAAAAATATTCGAACGTGAAAAGATTGGCAAAGGTAAATACAGGTTAATTCCTGGCTCCGGAGTTAATATTGAGCATTTTGATCTATTAGATTATCCGAGTCAAAGGAGCACAGAGTTTGTTTTTATATCTAGAATCATGGAGGAAAAAGGAATTGATCAGTATTTAGAAGCCGCAGAATATATAAAGAAAAAGTATCCAGAAACTAAATTTCATATTTGCGGATTTTGTGAAGGTAATTATGAGGATAAGCTACAGCAATTCGAGAAGGACGGGGTAATCAAATATCATGGAATGATAAATGACGTAAGAGAAATATTGAATCATACCCATTGTACTGTTCATCCTACATTCTACCCCGAAGGAATGTCTAATGTATTACTTGAAAGCGCCGCGAGTGGAAGGCCAATAATAACAACAGATAGAAGTGGGTGTAGAGAAATTGTAGATGATGAAGTAAATGGGTATATTGTAGAGCAAGAAAATACTAACGACTTAGTTAATAAAATCGAGAATTTTTTATCGTTGAAACATCAGAAAAAAATGAATATGGGTTTAAGTGGAAGACAAAAAGTAGTAATGGAATTCGATAGAAAGTTTGTTGTTTCAGCTTATATGGAAGAAATATGA
- a CDS encoding O-antigen polymerase — MRSNSTNLNKLIINNVSPTKLLFSIWFFTIFMASLAPRSSYSLFVWDRVFTSSGIAYIILGLTAFLIGAFIVNVSWKRKLIIKQPDTQSIDVHKTLALLKVVFPIVTISFFLMLLETVIIVGGVANLIYLMTENWHYVGDVFRETKPFPGARLLYSGVIAVGVFSIFLLFGDFSVKKKDKRKLIFIFLICSLILLINPLLVSSRVYFLTFVVAIIINLMFLLKKKFKIIKFVLVGSLIAIVLWTIQETVRVYSTAQFDRIGDSVLYSFERLSWYFANNLANVNNLVEYHIDYHYGLNQFGTFLELLFINVELNNILPQAYSIQGTWTGLGVPFTDFGWFAIFQLMLFGFISQYIFNKAREGTIFDILIYSFIAAAIIISFQTSLWQTYEFLYNLVLIIIFGKSLKKGGKIYESGNTTKPA, encoded by the coding sequence ATGAGAAGTAACTCAACGAATTTAAATAAGTTAATTATCAATAATGTATCGCCAACTAAATTGTTATTTTCAATTTGGTTCTTTACTATTTTTATGGCTTCTTTAGCGCCTAGAAGTAGTTATAGTTTATTTGTGTGGGATAGAGTATTTACTTCATCAGGTATAGCATATATTATATTGGGTCTTACAGCCTTTTTAATTGGCGCGTTTATAGTTAATGTATCATGGAAACGGAAACTTATAATAAAACAACCTGATACTCAATCTATAGATGTTCACAAAACATTGGCTTTATTAAAAGTAGTATTTCCAATTGTTACAATCAGTTTTTTTTTAATGTTGTTGGAAACAGTTATCATAGTAGGGGGAGTTGCTAATTTAATTTATCTTATGACTGAGAATTGGCATTACGTTGGTGATGTGTTTAGAGAAACTAAACCTTTTCCAGGGGCCCGATTACTATATAGTGGTGTTATCGCAGTAGGTGTATTTAGTATTTTCCTATTATTTGGTGATTTTTCAGTTAAGAAAAAAGACAAACGAAAGTTGATATTTATATTCTTAATATGCTCACTCATTCTTTTGATAAATCCATTGCTTGTTTCATCTAGAGTTTACTTCCTCACTTTCGTTGTTGCGATTATAATTAATTTAATGTTTTTATTAAAAAAGAAATTTAAAATAATTAAGTTTGTTTTAGTGGGTTCGTTAATAGCTATTGTTTTATGGACAATTCAAGAAACTGTTAGGGTTTATTCTACAGCTCAATTTGATAGAATTGGTGACTCGGTTCTTTATTCTTTTGAGAGACTTTCGTGGTACTTTGCTAACAATCTAGCTAATGTAAATAATTTAGTTGAATATCATATCGATTATCACTACGGCTTAAATCAATTTGGGACATTTCTTGAGTTGTTATTTATAAATGTTGAACTAAACAACATATTACCTCAAGCATACTCGATTCAAGGGACCTGGACAGGCCTAGGAGTACCTTTCACAGATTTTGGTTGGTTTGCTATATTTCAATTAATGTTATTTGGATTTATTTCTCAGTATATCTTTAACAAAGCTAGAGAAGGTACGATATTCGATATTCTGATATACAGTTTTATAGCAGCGGCAATAATAATATCCTTTCAGACCAGCCTTTGGCAAACATATGAGTTTTTATATAATTTAGTATTAATTATTATATTTGGAAAATCATTAAAAAAGGGGGGCAAAATATATGAAAGTGGCAATACTACAAAACCAGCTTAA
- a CDS encoding NAD-dependent epimerase/dehydratase family protein, which translates to MNVLITGNNGYVGNRLKKWLKNRHDFNVDTVGVRDNEWEKLDLSFYDAIVHAAGIAHMKETKENKSLYYEINRDLTIKLAQKAKRDGVPHFIFMSSMSVYGIETGVIDRNTTPKPKSNYGISKLEAEKSLMTMINRSFTVSIIRPPMIYGKDSKGNYAKLSMIVKKLPIFPNIQNERSMLFIDNLNEFIASITREPISGYFHPQNESYVCTTDMVREISTIHNKSILFTKIFNPIINIINNPILDKMFGSLIYSKDIDLKKKHNEYNIISFSESIKLTEEKK; encoded by the coding sequence ATGAACGTATTGATAACCGGAAACAATGGATATGTCGGCAATCGATTAAAAAAGTGGTTAAAAAATCGTCACGACTTCAATGTTGATACAGTAGGTGTACGTGATAATGAATGGGAAAAACTTGATTTATCTTTTTATGATGCAATCGTTCATGCGGCAGGCATAGCACATATGAAAGAAACAAAAGAAAACAAGAGTCTGTACTATGAAATCAATCGAGATCTAACAATTAAGCTCGCTCAAAAAGCTAAAAGAGATGGGGTTCCTCATTTTATATTTATGAGCAGTATGAGCGTATATGGTATTGAAACTGGTGTGATTGATCGTAATACTACGCCAAAACCGAAATCAAATTATGGGATTTCAAAACTTGAAGCGGAAAAATCGCTAATGACAATGATTAATAGATCATTTACAGTCTCGATAATTCGACCACCTATGATTTACGGAAAGGACTCGAAAGGGAACTATGCGAAACTATCAATGATAGTAAAGAAGCTACCTATATTCCCAAACATACAAAATGAAAGAAGTATGTTGTTTATTGATAACCTTAACGAGTTTATCGCTTCGATAACTAGGGAGCCAATAAGCGGTTATTTCCATCCGCAAAATGAAAGCTATGTATGTACTACAGATATGGTCAGAGAGATATCAACTATTCATAATAAATCGATACTTTTCACTAAAATATTTAACCCAATCATAAATATTATAAATAACCCGATATTGGATAAGATGTTTGGGAGTTTAATTTACTCAAAAGACATTGATTTGAAAAAGAAACATAATGAATATAATATAATAAGCTTTTCGGAATCAATAAAGTTAACGGAGGAAAAAAAGTGA
- a CDS encoding sugar phosphate nucleotidyltransferase, producing MELVLLSGGSGKRLWPLSNDARSKQFLKILKNSNGEQCSMVQRVWRQITNVSLSNSTIIATSKSQVDMIQNQLGADVPLIIEPERRDTFPAIALAATYLYSIKGVSLDEVVSVLPVDPYVEDDFFQKIKELENVIKLTKSDLALIGVKPSYPSEKYGYIVPEKELQGNEYLKVSHFKEKPSQELAKKLINDNALWNSGVFAFKLEYIINILMEQELPIQYDELLNQYNRLTKNSFDYEVVEKAEQIVSIPYEGSWKDLGTWNTLTEEMVSQKIGKGIISSDCKNTHLINELDIPVAILGMSNALIAVSPDGILVTDKEASPKVKELVSSFEQRPMYEERRWGWYQVLDYTKFPNEKEVLTKKIGIAAGKNLSYQLHHKRSEVWTIISGEGEYVLDDQIEIIKAGDVLNIPVGSKHGIKATTDLQFIEVQTGTDIVEEDIVRIYMTWKEVEQNCHTNIK from the coding sequence ATGGAGTTAGTATTATTATCAGGTGGTTCAGGAAAAAGATTGTGGCCTTTATCAAATGATGCTCGTTCAAAACAATTTCTTAAAATCCTTAAAAATAGCAATGGAGAACAATGTTCGATGGTGCAAAGAGTGTGGAGACAAATAACTAATGTTAGTTTATCAAACTCAACAATAATCGCTACTAGTAAATCGCAAGTTGATATGATCCAAAATCAATTAGGTGCTGATGTACCACTTATAATAGAACCAGAACGAAGAGATACGTTTCCAGCGATTGCTTTGGCTGCTACGTATCTTTATTCTATTAAAGGGGTTTCTTTAGACGAAGTTGTATCGGTTCTACCAGTTGATCCTTATGTAGAAGATGACTTTTTTCAAAAAATCAAGGAATTAGAAAATGTTATTAAATTAACAAAATCTGATTTAGCATTAATAGGAGTAAAGCCTTCATATCCTTCAGAAAAATATGGATATATTGTACCGGAAAAAGAACTTCAGGGTAATGAATATCTAAAGGTTAGTCACTTCAAGGAAAAACCCAGTCAGGAGCTTGCAAAAAAATTAATTAACGATAACGCACTTTGGAATTCAGGTGTATTTGCTTTTAAATTAGAATATATAATCAACATACTTATGGAACAAGAATTACCTATCCAGTATGATGAACTATTGAATCAATATAATCGTCTTACTAAAAATAGTTTTGATTATGAGGTTGTAGAAAAAGCGGAGCAAATTGTATCAATACCTTATGAAGGTAGTTGGAAAGATCTAGGAACGTGGAACACCCTAACAGAAGAGATGGTTAGTCAAAAGATTGGAAAGGGTATTATTTCTTCTGATTGTAAAAATACTCATCTGATAAATGAATTAGATATTCCAGTAGCAATATTGGGGATGAGTAATGCTCTAATTGCTGTAAGTCCCGATGGAATTCTTGTAACAGATAAAGAAGCTAGTCCTAAAGTTAAAGAGCTAGTTTCTTCGTTTGAACAAAGACCGATGTATGAGGAACGGCGATGGGGGTGGTATCAGGTACTTGACTACACAAAATTTCCGAACGAAAAAGAAGTTTTAACGAAAAAAATTGGAATTGCAGCAGGGAAAAATTTAAGTTACCAACTGCATCATAAAAGAAGTGAGGTATGGACGATTATTTCAGGTGAAGGAGAATATGTTTTAGATGACCAAATAGAAATAATTAAGGCTGGAGATGTCCTTAATATTCCTGTAGGCTCAAAACATGGTATAAAAGCAACTACAGATCTTCAATTTATAGAAGTTCAAACAGGAACAGATATAGTTGAAGAGGATATTGTGCGTATTTACATGACTTGGAAAGAAGTAGAGCAAAATTGCCATACAAATATAAAATAG